A genomic region of Notamacropus eugenii isolate mMacEug1 chromosome 3, mMacEug1.pri_v2, whole genome shotgun sequence contains the following coding sequences:
- the PNPLA5 gene encoding patatin-like phospholipase domain-containing protein 5 isoform X2 produces the protein MHEQEESWDVSFAGSGFMGLYHVGVIACLRERAPHLLNGTGRFYGSSVGTLCCLAVLTNKSMDFCCSNVMDIVKEVQKKSIGIFHPSYDILDFVKRRLQKYLPDNTHELASQRMGVSLTRWPDGENVIITHFATRDELIQAVLCSIYLPFYCGVIPPKFQGKRYVDGALSNNVPFVNLKRTITISPFYGTVDICPESTSASFHELNVFNASFQVCTRNFHFGMMSLIPPEPEVIADVCRQGYLDALRFLERRGIIKEGVILSLVSGVTSSPSSIICPVSSNQGRNGGCEEEGKSGGLHMNWRVPKLLVRNVEKFELLSPELEAALQKSCEKPNGFFARFSRSIPGQVMTYALLPCTLPLEYVYFKTKRIITWIPEAPEDIRWMHDELKKFGGFVFSEVKDRLLGSAREPRGDLEPRFIHPELEETSEIRAR, from the exons ATGCACGAGCAGGAGGAAAGTTGGGATGTGTCCTTTGCAGGCTCGGGATTCATGGGGCTCTACCACGTGGGCGTGATCGCCTGCCTGAGAGAGCGCGCCCCCCATCTCCTGAACGGGACCGGCCGCTTCTACGGTTCCTCGGTGGGCACGCTCTGCTGCCTCGCGGTCCTCACCAACAAGTCCATGG ACTTCTGCTGTTCCAACGTCATGGACATAGTCAAGGAAGTCCAGAAGAAAAGCATTGGCATCTTTCATCCCTCCTATGACATCCTGGACTTTGTGAAACGGCGCCTTCAGAAGTACCTTCCCGACAACACTCATGAACTGGCCTCCCAGAGGATGGGTGTCTCCCTCACTCGGTGGCCAGATGGGGAAAACGTGATTATCACTCACTTTGCCACCAGAGATGAGCTCATCCAG gCGGTCCTCTGTAGCATCTATTTGCCCTTCTACTGTGGTGTCATCCCTCCCAAATTTCAGGGAAAG CGCTATGTGGATGGAGCTCTGAGTAACAATGTACCCTTCGTCAACTTGAAGAGGACCATCACCATCTCCCCTTTCTATGGGACCGTGGACATCTGCCCAGAAAGCACTTCTGCCAGCTTCCATGAGCTGAACGTCTTTAATGCCAGCTTCCAGGTGTGCACCAGGAACTTCCATTTTGGAATGATGAGTCTCATCCCTCCAGAGCCTGAG GTGATAGCAGATGTTTGCAGACAAGGCTATTTAGATGCTCTGAGGTTCCTGGAAAGAAGAG gtATTATAAAGGAGGGAGTCATCCTAAGCCTTGTCAGTGGGGTGACCTCATCACCTAGCTCCATAATTTGTCCAGTCAGCAGTAACCAAGGAAGAAATGGTGGctgtgaggaagagggaaagtcAGGAGGACTACATATGAACTGGAGAGTGCCCAAGCTGTTGGTCAGAAACGTAGAAAAATTTGAACTCCTGTCTCCAGAACTTGAAGCAG CCTTGCAGAAGTCATGTGAAAAACCCAATGGATTCTTTGCCCGATTTTCCCGATCAATACCTGGCCAAGTGATGACCTACGCACTCCTGCCCTGTACACTGCCTTTGGAATATGTATACTTTAAGACTAAGAG GATAATAACATGGATTCCAGAGGCCCCGGAAGATATCCGATGGATGCATGATGAACTAAAGAAGTTTGGTGGTTTTGTCTTCTCTGAAGTGAAAGACAGACTTCTAGGGTCAGCTAG GGAACCAAGAGGGGACCTGGAGCCCAGGTTTATCcatccagagctggaagagacctcagagatcag AGCCCGATAG
- the PNPLA5 gene encoding patatin-like phospholipase domain-containing protein 5 isoform X1, with the protein MHEQEESWDVSFAGSGFMGLYHVGVIACLRERAPHLLNGTGRFYGSSVGTLCCLAVLTNKSMDFCCSNVMDIVKEVQKKSIGIFHPSYDILDFVKRRLQKYLPDNTHELASQRMGVSLTRWPDGENVIITHFATRDELIQAVLCSIYLPFYCGVIPPKFQGKRYVDGALSNNVPFVNLKRTITISPFYGTVDICPESTSASFHELNVFNASFQVCTRNFHFGMMSLIPPEPEVIADVCRQGYLDALRFLERRGIIKEGVILSLVSGVTSSPSSIICPVSSNQGRNGGCEEEGKSGGLHMNWRVPKLLVRNVEKFELLSPELEAALQKSCEKPNGFFARFSRSIPGQVMTYALLPCTLPLEYVYFKTKRIITWIPEAPEDIRWMHDELKKFGGFVFSEVKDRLLGSAREPRGDLEPRFIHPELEETSEIRLQNLSSSVSSSMTQPLPPQPASWNPDHSKMHISLPPQSLRA; encoded by the exons ATGCACGAGCAGGAGGAAAGTTGGGATGTGTCCTTTGCAGGCTCGGGATTCATGGGGCTCTACCACGTGGGCGTGATCGCCTGCCTGAGAGAGCGCGCCCCCCATCTCCTGAACGGGACCGGCCGCTTCTACGGTTCCTCGGTGGGCACGCTCTGCTGCCTCGCGGTCCTCACCAACAAGTCCATGG ACTTCTGCTGTTCCAACGTCATGGACATAGTCAAGGAAGTCCAGAAGAAAAGCATTGGCATCTTTCATCCCTCCTATGACATCCTGGACTTTGTGAAACGGCGCCTTCAGAAGTACCTTCCCGACAACACTCATGAACTGGCCTCCCAGAGGATGGGTGTCTCCCTCACTCGGTGGCCAGATGGGGAAAACGTGATTATCACTCACTTTGCCACCAGAGATGAGCTCATCCAG gCGGTCCTCTGTAGCATCTATTTGCCCTTCTACTGTGGTGTCATCCCTCCCAAATTTCAGGGAAAG CGCTATGTGGATGGAGCTCTGAGTAACAATGTACCCTTCGTCAACTTGAAGAGGACCATCACCATCTCCCCTTTCTATGGGACCGTGGACATCTGCCCAGAAAGCACTTCTGCCAGCTTCCATGAGCTGAACGTCTTTAATGCCAGCTTCCAGGTGTGCACCAGGAACTTCCATTTTGGAATGATGAGTCTCATCCCTCCAGAGCCTGAG GTGATAGCAGATGTTTGCAGACAAGGCTATTTAGATGCTCTGAGGTTCCTGGAAAGAAGAG gtATTATAAAGGAGGGAGTCATCCTAAGCCTTGTCAGTGGGGTGACCTCATCACCTAGCTCCATAATTTGTCCAGTCAGCAGTAACCAAGGAAGAAATGGTGGctgtgaggaagagggaaagtcAGGAGGACTACATATGAACTGGAGAGTGCCCAAGCTGTTGGTCAGAAACGTAGAAAAATTTGAACTCCTGTCTCCAGAACTTGAAGCAG CCTTGCAGAAGTCATGTGAAAAACCCAATGGATTCTTTGCCCGATTTTCCCGATCAATACCTGGCCAAGTGATGACCTACGCACTCCTGCCCTGTACACTGCCTTTGGAATATGTATACTTTAAGACTAAGAG GATAATAACATGGATTCCAGAGGCCCCGGAAGATATCCGATGGATGCATGATGAACTAAAGAAGTTTGGTGGTTTTGTCTTCTCTGAAGTGAAAGACAGACTTCTAGGGTCAGCTAG GGAACCAAGAGGGGACCTGGAGCCCAGGTTTATCcatccagagctggaagagacctcagagatcag GTTGCAGAAtctctcttcctctgtttcttccAGCATGACGCAGCCACTCCCTCCCCAGCCAGCCTCGTGGAATCCTGACCACTCTAAGATGCACATTTCCTTGCCACCCCAATCTCTGAGGGCCTGA